The DNA region CTCGGGGTACGCCGCGATCTCCCGGGTGACTCCCCCACCGTTCTTCCAGGGCGTGGCCGTACGGTCCGCCGCCCGCAGCACCCGGGCCGTCACTTGACGATCCCCTGGGCCCTGGCCGCGGCCAGCCACTGCGGGAATTCGGCGATGAGCCGGTCGTACAGCTCGGCGTCCGGGACCTTGCGCGGGTCGAGTCCGGCGTGGAAGAAGCCCGCGTTGTCGACTGCCCGCTTGGCGGGTACGGCCAGTTCGTCGAGCTTGCGCAGGAAGTCGAACTGGCTGCTCCGCTTGTTGCCGAAGCCGATGAACTGCCAGAACAGGGGCAGTTTCGCCGCCTTGCAGAGATAGCGTTCCGCCGCGTGCTTGCTGATCGGGCCGCCGTCGGTCTGGAAGACGACCAGCGCGGGCGCGGTGGAGCCGCTGTCGAGGTAGTGGTCGATGACGGCGTCCATGGCCAGGTGGTAGCTGGTCTTCCCCATGTGCCCGAGGCCGGCCACGATCGCGTCGACCCGGCCGCGGTGGTCGTCCAGGGCGATGTCGGTGACGGCGTCGACCTCCGTGGAGAACAGGACGAGGGGGATGCGGCCATCGTCGTCCAGATGGGCCGAGAGCCCCAGCACCCGGTCCGCCAGGGCCTGGACGCTGCCGTCCTTGTAGTACTCCCGCATGGAGCCGGAGTAGTCGAGCACCAGATAGACCGCGGCACGCTCGCCGCTCATACGGTGCTTCGTCAACGAGACCGAGGCGCTCTTGTAGAGGCTGACCAGCGCGGGCGCGCTCTCCTCGATCTTGCGGAGGCTGATGGCCGGACCTGGTGCGGCGGCGGGCGAGCCGGCCATGCTGTTTCTCCGATCCTCGGCGTGTCAGACGTGCCAGAACCCTGAGCGTAAGCCACCCGGGCATGCCCCGGCCGGGCGGTGTTCGCTATGTTGATCTGCCGCCGTCCCCACCGGCCGCTCGTGTCCGCTCACCCGTGAAGGAGCCTGCCGTGGAGGCCGCGGTCACCACCTGTTATCGCCATCCGTCCTACGAGACGTATGTGAGCTGCACCCGCTGCGAACGCTTCATCTGCCCCGAATGCATGCGCGAGGCCGCCGTCGGCCACCACTGCGTGGAGTGCGTGAAGGAGGGGCAGCGCTCGATCCGGCAGGCGCGCACGGTGTTCGGCGGTGCGGTCCCGCGGAGCGCGGTGCCGATCGTCACGTATGTGCTGATGGGTCTCAACATCGCGGCGTATCTGGGCGAGTTGGTCCGTCCGGGGATCGTCGACCGGTTCGCGATGCTCGGTGCGGGGCTGAACGGCCCGGACGGAGGCCATTACGTCTACGAGGCCGGGGGCTTCCCCGGCTTCGATGTGATCGGTGTGGTGGGCGGTGAGTGGTACCGGCTGCTGACCGGGGCCTTCCTGCATCTCCCGCCGGGCGGATCGTCCTTCGGTTCGCTGCCGTTCGGGGTGCTGCACATCCTCTTCAACATGTACGCACTGTGGAACCTGGGCCGGGTGGTGGAGGAGCAGCTGGGCCGGGCCCGTTATCTCGCGCTGTATCTGCTGTCCGCGCTGGGCAGTTCGGTGCTGGTCTATCTGATCGCGCCGTTCGACGGCACGGTGGGCGCCTCGGGTGCGATCTTCGGTCTCGGGGCGGCGTTCTACGTCATCAACCGGCGTCTGGGCCGCGACATGCGGGCGGTGAACCGGTTCATGGCCGGTTTCCTGATCTGGATGCTGATCTCGGCCGGATTCGCCTCGTGGCAGGGCCACTTGGGCGGGCTCCTGACGGGCGGTCTCGTCACCGTCGCGTACGCCTACGCCCCGGCGAAGCGCCGTACGACGGTCCAGGCCGCCGCGGGTGTGGTGCTGTTCGCCGTGCTGGTGCTGCTGGTGGTGCTCAAGACGTCCGCGCTGACGGGCTGAGCCGGGGCCGGTCCGGCCGGTCCCGGACGCGCCGCGGCGCCTGCCGAATCGTCCGGTCGGGGACGGGCAGGCGCCGCGTTCAGTTCCGCACGCCGTTGTGCGGGACATCTGTGTGCCGTGATCAGACCATCAGTGAACGGTCCGTCGGGCGGATCGGGGCCGGCAGGGCGCTGGCTCCGGTCAGGTAGCGGTCCACCCCGCGTGCCGCGGAGCGGCCCTCGGCGATGGCCCACACGATGAGGGACTGGCCGCGGCCGGCGTCACCGGCGACGAAGACTCCGTCGACGTTGGTGGCGTACTCCGCGTCGCGCGCGACGTTGCCGCGCTCGTCGAGCTCCAGGGCGAACTGCTGGACCAGACCGTTGGCCTGGTCGGTGCCGGTGAAGCCCATGGCGAGGGTGACCAGCTGTGCGGGGATCCTCCGCTCGGTGCCGGGCTTCTGCGCCGGCTTGCCGTCCTTGAACTCCACCTCGACCAGGTGCAGTGCCTGGACGTTGCCGTCCTCGTCGCCTTCGAAGTGGGTGGTGGAGACGGAGTAGACCCGTCCCTCCTCGCCCGCCTTCGGGCAGGAGGGTCCCTCGTCCGGATCGGCGCCCTTCCTCTTCTGAGCCAGGTACGTGGTCTCCTCGTGCGCAGAGGTGACCTTGTAGAGCATGGGGAACGTCGGCCAGGGCTGGTTGGCGTTCCGGTCCTCGCCCGGCCTGGGCATGATCTCCAGCTGGGTGACGGAGAGCGCGCCCTGGCGGTGGGCGGTGCCGACGCAGTCGGCGCCGGTGTCGCCGCCGCCGATCACGACGACGTGCTTGCCCTCGGCGGTGATCGGGGAGACCGTCAGGTCGCCCTCCTGCACCTTGTTGGCCAGCGGCAGGTACTCCATGGCGAAGTGCACGCCGTTCAGCTCACGGCCCGGGACGGGCAGATCGCGCGAGACGGTGGCACCCGCGGCGATGACGACCGCGTCGTACCGGCGGCGGAGCTTGGCGGCGTCGATGTCCTTGCCGATCTCCGTCTCGGTGCGGAACTTGGTGCCTTCCGCGCGCATCTGCTCGATGCGGCGGTTGATGTGCGACTTCTCCATCTTGAACTCGGGGATGCCGTACCGGAGAAGGCCTCCGATGCGGTCGGCGCGCTCGTAGACGGCGACGGTGTGGCCGGCCCGGGTCAGCTGCTGGGCGGCGGCGAGACCGGCCGGACCCGAGCCGATCACGGCGACGGTCTTGCCGGAGAGCCGCTCGGGCGGCTGCGGGGTGACGTCACCGTTGCCCCACGCCTTGTCGATGATGGAGACCTCGACGTTCTTGATGGTGACGGCCGGCTGGTTGATGCCGAGCACGCACGCCGACTCGCACGGGGCCGGGCAGAGCCGCCCGGTGAACTCCGGGAAGTTGTTCGTGGCGTGCAGGCGCTCGGACGCGGCCGACCAGTCCTCGCGGTAGGCGTAGTCGTTCCACTCGGGGATGAGGTTTCCGAGCGGACAGCCGTTGTGGCAGAACGGGATGCCGCAGTCCATGCAGCGGCCGGCCTGCTTGCTGATGATCGGGAGCAGCGAGCCCGGAACGTAGACCTCGTTCCAGTCCTTGACGCGCTCGCCGACGGGGCGGGTCTCGGCGACCTCGCGCCCGGTGGTCAGGAAGCCCTTGGGGTCAGCCATTGGTCGCCGCCTCCATCATCTTCTCGGTGGTCTCCTGCTCGGAGAGACCGGCGAGCTCAGCGGCGTCCTTGGCGGCGAGCACTGCCTTGTAGGTGGACGGGATGATCTTGCTGAAGCGGGCCACCGCGGTGTCCCACTCGGCAAGCAGCTTCTCGGCGACCGTGGATCCGGTCTCCTCCTGGTGGCGGCGCACCACGTCGTGCAGCCACTGCTTGTCGGTGTCGGAGGGGGCCTCGATGGCACCGAGGTTGCCGACGTTGACGTTGTCGCGGTTCAGGTCGATGACGTAGGCGACACCGCCCGACATGCCCGCGGCGAAGTTGCGTCCGGTCTCGCCGAGGACGACGGCGTGGCCGCCGGTCATGTACTCGCAGCCGTGGTCGCCCACGCCTTCCGAGACGACCGTCGCGCCGGAGTTGCGGACGCAGAACCGCTCACCGGTGCGGCCGCGCAGGAACAGCTCGCCGCCGGTGGCGCCGTAGGCGATGGTGTTGCCCGCGATGGTGGAGTACTCGGCGAGGTGGTCGGCGCCGCGGTCCGGGCGGACGACGACCCGGCCGCCGGAGAGGCCCTTGCCGACGTAGTCGTTGGCGTCGCCCTCCAGGCGCAGCGTCACACCGCTCGGTACGAACGCGCCGAAGGACTGGCCCGCGGAGCCGGTGAAGGTGATGTCGATGGTGTCCTGCGGCAGACCGGTGCCGCCGAACTTCTTCGTCACCTCGTGGCCGAGCATGGTGCCGACGGTCCGGTTGATATTGCGGATCGCGACCTGGGCCCGGACCGGCTGGGCGGTCTCGGCGCTGTCCGCGTTCAGGGCGTCGGCGGCGAGCCTGATCAGCTCGTTGTCGAGGGCCTTGGCGAGACCGTGGTCCTGCTCGGTCCGCTGGTGGCGGACCGCGCCCTCGGGCAGCTCGGGGACGTGGAACAGCGGCTTCAGGTCGAGGCCCTGTGCCTTCCAGTGCTTGATCGCACGGTCGGTGTCGAGCAGCTCGGCGTGGCCGACGGCCTCTTCGATCGTACGGAAGCCGAGTTCGGCGAGGATCTCGCGGACTTCCTGGGCGATGAACTCGAAGAAGTTGACGACGTACTCGGCCTTGCCGGAGAACCGGTCGCGCAGGACCGGGTTCTGGGTGGCGATGCCGACCGGGCAGGTGTCCAGGTGACAGACGCGCATCATGACGCAGCCGGAGACGACGAGCGGCGCGGTCGCGAAACCGAACTCCTCGGCGCCCAGCAGCGCGGCGATGATCACGTCGCGGCCGGTCTTCAGCTGACCGTCGGTCTGCACGACGATGCGGTCGCGCAGGCCGTTGAGCAGCAGGGTCTGCTGGGTCTCGGCGAGGCCGAGCTCCCAGGGGCCGCCCGCGTGCTTCAGGGAGGTGAGCGGGGAGGCGCCCGTTCCGCCGTCGTGGCCGGAGATCAGGACGACGTCCGCGTGCGCCTTGGAGACACCGGCGGCGACCGTGCCGACGCCGACCTCGGAGACCAGCTTCACGTGGATGCGGGCCGCCGGGTTGGCGTTCTTGAGGTCGTGGATCAGCTGAGCCAGGTCCTCGATGGAGTAGATGTCGTGGTGCGGCGGCGGGGAGATCAGGCCGACGCCCGGGGTGGAGTGCCGCGTCTTCGCGACCCACGGGTAGACCTTGTGGCCGGGCAGCTGGCCGCCCTCGCCGGGCTTGGCGCCCTGCGCCATCTTGATCTGGATGTCGTCCGCGTTGACCAGGTACTCGCTGGTCACACCGAAGCGGCCGGAGGCGACCTGCTTGATGGACGAGCGGCGCGCCGGGTCGTAGAGCCGGTCGGCGTCCTCGCCGCCCTCACCGGTGTTGGACTTGCCGCCCAGCTGGTTCATGGCGATGGCGAGGGTCTCGTGCGCCTCGCGGGAGATCGAGCCGTACGACATGGCGCCGGTGGAGAAGCGCTTGACGATGTCGGAGACGGACTCGACCTCGTCGATGGAGATCGGCTCGCGGTCCGACGTGAAGCCGAACAGGCCGCGGAGCGTCATCAGCCGCTCGGACTGCTCGTTCACCCGGTCCGTGTACTTCTTGAAGATGTCGTAGCGCTTGTTGCGTGTGGCGTGCTGGAGGCGGAAGACCGTCTCCGGGTCGAACAGGTGCGGCTCGCCCTCGCGGCGCCACTGGTACTCGCCGCCGATCTCCAGCGCGCGGTGCGAGGCGGAGATGCCGGAGGCGGGGTAGCCCTTGGCGTGCCGGGCGGCGACCTCCTTGGCGATGACCTCGAGGCCGGCGCCGCCGATCTTGGTGGCGGTGCCGTTGAAGTACTTGGCGACGAATTCCTCGTCCAGGCCGACGGCCTCGAAGACCTGGGCGCCCCGGTAGGAGGCGACCGTCGAGATGCCCATCTTGGACATGACCTTCAGGACGCCCTTGCCGAGCGCGTAGATCAGGTTCCGGATGGCCTTCTCGGGCTCGATGCCCTCGATGAACGTACCGGCGCGGACCAGGTCCTCGACGGACTCCATCGCGAGGTACGGGTTGACCGCGGCGGCTCCGTAGCCGATGAGCAGCGCGACGTGGTGGACCTCGCGGACGTCCCCGGCCTCGACCAGCAGACCCACCTGGGTGCGCTGCTTGGTCCGGATGAGGTGGTGGTGGACGGCCGAGGTGAGCAGCAGCGACGGGATCGGCGCGTGCT from Streptomyces sp. NBC_01591 includes:
- a CDS encoding vWA domain-containing protein, with the translated sequence MAGSPAAAPGPAISLRKIEESAPALVSLYKSASVSLTKHRMSGERAAVYLVLDYSGSMREYYKDGSVQALADRVLGLSAHLDDDGRIPLVLFSTEVDAVTDIALDDHRGRVDAIVAGLGHMGKTSYHLAMDAVIDHYLDSGSTAPALVVFQTDGGPISKHAAERYLCKAAKLPLFWQFIGFGNKRSSQFDFLRKLDELAVPAKRAVDNAGFFHAGLDPRKVPDAELYDRLIAEFPQWLAAARAQGIVK
- a CDS encoding rhomboid family intramembrane serine protease encodes the protein MEAAVTTCYRHPSYETYVSCTRCERFICPECMREAAVGHHCVECVKEGQRSIRQARTVFGGAVPRSAVPIVTYVLMGLNIAAYLGELVRPGIVDRFAMLGAGLNGPDGGHYVYEAGGFPGFDVIGVVGGEWYRLLTGAFLHLPPGGSSFGSLPFGVLHILFNMYALWNLGRVVEEQLGRARYLALYLLSALGSSVLVYLIAPFDGTVGASGAIFGLGAAFYVINRRLGRDMRAVNRFMAGFLIWMLISAGFASWQGHLGGLLTGGLVTVAYAYAPAKRRTTVQAAAGVVLFAVLVLLVVLKTSALTG
- a CDS encoding glutamate synthase subunit beta — its product is MADPKGFLTTGREVAETRPVGERVKDWNEVYVPGSLLPIISKQAGRCMDCGIPFCHNGCPLGNLIPEWNDYAYREDWSAASERLHATNNFPEFTGRLCPAPCESACVLGINQPAVTIKNVEVSIIDKAWGNGDVTPQPPERLSGKTVAVIGSGPAGLAAAQQLTRAGHTVAVYERADRIGGLLRYGIPEFKMEKSHINRRIEQMRAEGTKFRTETEIGKDIDAAKLRRRYDAVVIAAGATVSRDLPVPGRELNGVHFAMEYLPLANKVQEGDLTVSPITAEGKHVVVIGGGDTGADCVGTAHRQGALSVTQLEIMPRPGEDRNANQPWPTFPMLYKVTSAHEETTYLAQKRKGADPDEGPSCPKAGEEGRVYSVSTTHFEGDEDGNVQALHLVEVEFKDGKPAQKPGTERRIPAQLVTLAMGFTGTDQANGLVQQFALELDERGNVARDAEYATNVDGVFVAGDAGRGQSLIVWAIAEGRSAARGVDRYLTGASALPAPIRPTDRSLMV
- the gltB gene encoding glutamate synthase large subunit codes for the protein MRSDAWSPMDGRPAQQGMYDPRNEHDACGVGFVATLTGVASHELVEQALTVLRNLEHRGATGSEPDSGDGAGILLQVPDAFLREEAAFDLPEAGAYAVGIAFLPADDSTEAVRKLEKISTEEGLKVLGWRQVPVTPGILGNGARTTMPEFRQLFVADGENTGIALDRKAFVLRKRAEREAGVYFPSLSARTIVYKGMLTTGQLEPFFPDLSDRRCATAVALVHSRFSTNTFPSWPLAHPYRFVAHNGEINTVKGNRNWMKARESQLASTLFGTEQLDRIFPVCTPDASDSASFDEVLELLHLGGRSLPHSVLMMVPEAWENHDSMDPTRRAFYQYHSTMMEPWDGPACVTFTDGTQVGAVLDRNGLRPGRYWVTDDGLVVLSSEVGVLDIDPAKVVRKGRLQPGKMFLVDTAEHRIIEDDEIKASLAAENPYQEWLETGEIELEDLPEREHIVHTHASVTRRQQTFGYTEEELRVILAPMARTAGEPLGSMGTDSPIAALSERPRLLFDYFTQLFAQVTNPPLDAIREELVTSLRSTLGPQGNLLEPTAASCRSVTLPFPVIDNDELAKLIHINADGDMPGMKAATLSGLYRVGGGGEALAARIEQICAEVDAAIEDGARLVVLSDRHSDAEHAPIPSLLLTSAVHHHLIRTKQRTQVGLLVEAGDVREVHHVALLIGYGAAAVNPYLAMESVEDLVRAGTFIEGIEPEKAIRNLIYALGKGVLKVMSKMGISTVASYRGAQVFEAVGLDEEFVAKYFNGTATKIGGAGLEVIAKEVAARHAKGYPASGISASHRALEIGGEYQWRREGEPHLFDPETVFRLQHATRNKRYDIFKKYTDRVNEQSERLMTLRGLFGFTSDREPISIDEVESVSDIVKRFSTGAMSYGSISREAHETLAIAMNQLGGKSNTGEGGEDADRLYDPARRSSIKQVASGRFGVTSEYLVNADDIQIKMAQGAKPGEGGQLPGHKVYPWVAKTRHSTPGVGLISPPPHHDIYSIEDLAQLIHDLKNANPAARIHVKLVSEVGVGTVAAGVSKAHADVVLISGHDGGTGASPLTSLKHAGGPWELGLAETQQTLLLNGLRDRIVVQTDGQLKTGRDVIIAALLGAEEFGFATAPLVVSGCVMMRVCHLDTCPVGIATQNPVLRDRFSGKAEYVVNFFEFIAQEVREILAELGFRTIEEAVGHAELLDTDRAIKHWKAQGLDLKPLFHVPELPEGAVRHQRTEQDHGLAKALDNELIRLAADALNADSAETAQPVRAQVAIRNINRTVGTMLGHEVTKKFGGTGLPQDTIDITFTGSAGQSFGAFVPSGVTLRLEGDANDYVGKGLSGGRVVVRPDRGADHLAEYSTIAGNTIAYGATGGELFLRGRTGERFCVRNSGATVVSEGVGDHGCEYMTGGHAVVLGETGRNFAAGMSGGVAYVIDLNRDNVNVGNLGAIEAPSDTDKQWLHDVVRRHQEETGSTVAEKLLAEWDTAVARFSKIIPSTYKAVLAAKDAAELAGLSEQETTEKMMEAATNG